The following are from one region of the Amycolatopsis sp. QT-25 genome:
- a CDS encoding MFS transporter, which produces MTTTRTAPPLLARAIVLGAATLTIMAAAIIAPSLPAMSRAFDADVLVRLALTITSLAIAVSAPLAGALADRIGRRPLLIAALLLYTVSGTAGFFVTDLTVLLISRALLGLAVGGIMTAVSALITDWFDGPRRAAFLGLQQAFASLGGVVFLPLAGVLAGIDWRAPFWLYSVAVVVVLAALAGLRDEPRVKFQGGVFRPPARALGIYAVALVATLVFFMAPTQLPFLLSELSVGPGAIGIVIAGSTLTSVIGALVFPRLRMGPRTITASSIALLGVGWLLAGTGTVAGIVTGLLVGGLGAGIVVPHLNVQLSGMAAPQHRGRILSGLVAGIFLGQFLSPLVVAPLVQAAGIAGAFVWTGVFTTVGALAALVTKEKK; this is translated from the coding sequence GTGACCACGACACGAACCGCGCCTCCGCTGCTCGCACGGGCGATCGTTCTCGGTGCCGCGACACTCACCATCATGGCCGCCGCGATCATCGCGCCGAGCCTGCCCGCGATGAGCCGGGCGTTCGACGCGGACGTCCTGGTACGCCTGGCATTGACCATCACCTCGCTGGCCATCGCGGTCAGCGCGCCGCTGGCAGGCGCCTTGGCCGACCGAATCGGCCGCCGTCCGCTCCTGATCGCGGCACTGCTGCTCTACACGGTGAGCGGCACGGCCGGCTTCTTCGTCACCGACCTGACCGTATTGCTGATCAGCCGCGCGCTGCTCGGGCTCGCCGTCGGCGGCATCATGACAGCGGTCAGCGCGTTGATCACGGACTGGTTCGACGGCCCGCGCCGGGCGGCGTTCCTCGGGCTGCAGCAGGCGTTCGCGAGCCTTGGCGGTGTGGTGTTCCTGCCACTCGCGGGGGTGCTGGCCGGGATCGACTGGCGAGCACCGTTCTGGCTCTACTCGGTCGCCGTGGTCGTCGTGCTGGCCGCCTTGGCGGGCTTGCGCGACGAGCCGCGCGTGAAGTTCCAGGGCGGTGTGTTCCGGCCGCCCGCCAGGGCACTGGGTATCTACGCCGTGGCACTCGTCGCGACCCTCGTGTTCTTCATGGCGCCGACACAGCTGCCGTTCCTGCTCTCCGAACTGAGCGTCGGTCCTGGCGCCATCGGCATCGTGATCGCGGGCAGCACCCTGACCAGTGTCATCGGCGCGCTCGTCTTTCCCCGGCTGCGAATGGGACCGCGCACCATCACCGCGTCGAGCATCGCGTTGCTCGGCGTCGGCTGGCTGCTCGCCGGCACCGGCACGGTCGCCGGGATCGTGACAGGCCTGCTGGTCGGCGGTCTCGGCGCCGGCATCGTCGTGCCCCACCTCAACGTCCAGCTCTCCGGGATGGCCGCCCCGCAGCACCGCGGCCGGATCCTCAGCGGCCTCGTGGCGGGGATCTTCCTCGGCCAGTTCCTCTCGCCGCTCGTCGTCGCCCCGCTCGTCCAGGCTGCCGGAATCGCCGGCGCTTTCGTCTGGACCGGGGTGTTCACCACCGTGGGCGCACTCGCCGCCCTCGTCACGAAGGAGAAGAAATGA
- a CDS encoding Dabb family protein, whose protein sequence is MIYHGNRFTLRADAPPEQVEEALESLRNQGRAIPSVKSFVVGRDFGGEYEWGAVFVIEDLEGYWEYLIHPAHRHTDRVGLPVVDKFMSYDITDDADPEMGAKIAALHQKRYDGDPELTRLVSGLGEYSGSAAPGKH, encoded by the coding sequence ATGATCTACCACGGCAACCGGTTCACCCTCCGCGCGGACGCCCCGCCGGAACAGGTCGAGGAGGCGTTGGAGAGCCTGCGCAACCAGGGACGTGCGATCCCGTCGGTCAAGTCGTTCGTCGTCGGCCGGGACTTCGGCGGCGAGTACGAGTGGGGCGCGGTGTTCGTCATCGAGGATCTCGAAGGCTACTGGGAGTACCTCATCCACCCGGCCCACCGCCACACCGACCGGGTGGGCCTGCCGGTCGTCGACAAGTTCATGTCGTACGACATCACCGACGATGCGGACCCCGAGATGGGTGCCAAGATCGCGGCACTGCACCAGAAGCGCTACGACGGCGACCCCGAGCTGACCCGGCTCGTGTCCGGCCTCGGTGAGTACAGCGGCAGTGCTGCGCCGGGAAAGCACTGA
- a CDS encoding RICIN domain-containing protein, translating into MSRFSLVGRGVRGIAALSIAATLAGGVAAAPAQAAESTPSSTASAQAVQESTTDEKAAAARELNLLLTPEMAVMSDKNFVITLWQKAREGSQIKAAALKAFADSTDELACYNFIKTGIFDAARLDQIELEKKAERDRQRLAAAAEIGWVTVPQAQLDGSLENFVFKLWEMAEEGSDVKKGAAAVLKTGSTDDQRQEFVVTGIYTASAADKKRKIEEAERLERERLEREANRAAKERAWAAATKSTATEELKNLPDHEFIYEVIKRATGPKVKAAAQVAYDSRDAAAWKAFIFTGVHQAHQADIDEQERLDAIEAERQVRVILDKAERDGYQPNLVAAARAALAGTTAQRNTFLLTGQHAAAKLDLIKPADKRVIELQGIQSGRCLSVAGLWDTPGQGALAPGASGELWDCARSPKQVWELQATGGSQYRLQNLASKMCLDITGDNVIQNPCNDHPNQRWEFLENADGTFQLKNVGSGRFATAADSGTGNATLIVQYTNTNSIDQRWRLIDPTHVSWTVEMRLGTIQIKGVHSGRCVQVAGVWGTPNQGANADLAGTELWDCAGGVKQVWELVPLGDKKYGLKNKNSGKCLDVRYGEVANGTPLIQFGCHYGGAQQWVFVQGDNNTLGLASALTGKFADVTGWQTGNGAGISQYDGTGSANQRWTILQMTTA; encoded by the coding sequence TTGTCCAGATTCAGTCTGGTCGGTCGCGGCGTGCGTGGAATCGCCGCGCTATCCATCGCGGCAACGTTGGCTGGTGGCGTCGCCGCGGCCCCGGCACAAGCGGCCGAGTCCACTCCGTCCTCAACGGCCTCCGCACAGGCCGTGCAGGAGTCGACCACCGATGAAAAGGCCGCGGCCGCGCGTGAGCTCAACCTCCTCCTCACGCCCGAAATGGCGGTGATGAGCGACAAGAACTTCGTGATCACCTTGTGGCAGAAGGCCCGCGAGGGCAGCCAGATCAAGGCTGCCGCGCTCAAGGCGTTCGCCGACTCGACCGACGAACTGGCCTGTTACAACTTCATCAAGACCGGCATCTTCGACGCCGCCCGGCTCGACCAGATCGAGCTGGAGAAAAAGGCCGAGCGCGACCGTCAGCGACTTGCCGCCGCGGCCGAGATCGGCTGGGTCACCGTGCCCCAGGCGCAGCTCGACGGGTCACTGGAGAACTTCGTCTTCAAGCTGTGGGAGATGGCCGAAGAAGGCAGCGACGTCAAGAAGGGCGCAGCGGCCGTCCTGAAGACCGGTTCCACGGACGACCAGCGCCAAGAGTTCGTCGTCACGGGCATCTACACCGCGTCCGCCGCCGACAAGAAGCGCAAGATCGAAGAAGCCGAGCGACTCGAACGTGAGCGTCTCGAGCGCGAGGCGAACCGTGCGGCGAAGGAACGCGCCTGGGCGGCCGCGACGAAGTCGACGGCCACCGAAGAACTCAAGAACCTGCCCGATCACGAGTTCATCTACGAGGTGATCAAGCGCGCCACCGGTCCCAAGGTCAAGGCAGCCGCACAGGTCGCCTACGACAGCCGCGACGCCGCCGCATGGAAGGCATTCATCTTCACCGGCGTGCACCAGGCACACCAAGCGGACATCGACGAGCAGGAACGCCTCGACGCCATCGAGGCCGAACGCCAGGTCCGGGTAATTCTCGACAAGGCCGAACGCGATGGCTACCAGCCGAACCTGGTCGCCGCCGCCCGCGCCGCGCTCGCCGGTACCACCGCACAGCGCAACACGTTCCTCCTCACCGGCCAGCATGCCGCCGCCAAGCTCGACCTGATCAAGCCCGCCGACAAGCGAGTCATCGAACTGCAGGGCATCCAGTCCGGCCGCTGCCTTTCGGTCGCCGGCCTGTGGGACACGCCAGGCCAAGGCGCGCTCGCACCCGGCGCCAGCGGCGAACTCTGGGACTGTGCCCGCAGCCCGAAACAGGTCTGGGAGCTGCAGGCCACCGGCGGCAGCCAGTACCGTCTGCAGAACCTCGCGTCCAAGATGTGCTTGGACATCACCGGTGACAACGTGATTCAGAACCCGTGCAACGACCACCCGAACCAGCGCTGGGAATTCCTGGAGAACGCCGACGGCACGTTCCAGCTGAAGAACGTCGGCTCCGGCCGGTTCGCCACCGCTGCCGACTCGGGCACCGGCAACGCGACCCTGATCGTGCAGTACACCAACACCAACTCGATCGATCAGCGGTGGCGCCTCATCGATCCGACCCACGTCTCGTGGACCGTCGAGATGCGACTTGGCACCATTCAGATCAAGGGTGTCCACTCCGGCCGGTGCGTCCAGGTCGCGGGTGTCTGGGGCACGCCGAACCAGGGCGCCAATGCCGACCTCGCCGGCACCGAACTCTGGGACTGCGCCGGCGGAGTCAAACAGGTCTGGGAACTGGTCCCCTTGGGCGACAAGAAGTACGGCTTGAAGAACAAGAACTCCGGGAAGTGCCTCGACGTGCGCTACGGCGAGGTCGCCAACGGCACACCGCTGATCCAGTTCGGCTGCCACTACGGCGGCGCCCAGCAGTGGGTGTTCGTCCAAGGCGACAACAACACCCTCGGCCTCGCCAGCGCCCTGACCGGCAAGTTCGCCGACGTCACCGGGTGGCAGACCGGAAACGGTGCGGGCATTTCCCAGTACGACGGCACCGGCAGTGCCAACCAGCGCTGGACCATTCTCCAAATGACCACCGCGTAA